Genomic window (Arcobacter sp. F2176):
ACTTGTTGTGGTTGTTGTGTAAGTAAAGAAAAAGATTTTGGAGAAGAAAAAATGGAACTATATTTAACTACAATATTAGATAAGTTTGTGAAAGTAAATTAATGGAAGAAAAAGAGTATGTTATAGATGAAATAAAAACTCTTATTTCATCTACTGGTGAAAAAATTGATATTAACCCAAAGTTTTTAGATTATTTTGATTTAGAAGAACTATATGATATTAAAGAAAATTTATTAAGTAAAAAAGAGAATTTTAGGGAAAATAATAAGGATTTTCTTGAACAAATTTATGAAAAAACAAAAATAAATGAGATATAATTTATTAAAGGATAATGATTATGGAATGGAATAATATAAAAGAACAATTAATAGTATTTCTAAAAGACGAAGTCAAAAAAGCTGGTCTACAAAGAGTTACTGTAGGATTATCTGGTGGTTTAGATTCTGCAATAGTAGCTATTTTATCTAAAGAAGCATTTGGAAAAAATATGAGTTGTGTACTTATGCCCTCTCATTATTCAAGTGAAGGAAGTGTAAGCCATGCTTTAGAAGTATGCAAAAAGTTTGACATAGCTTATGAAATAGTTGAAATTGCTCCTATGGTTGAAGCCCATGAAAAATTTATGGATGGTGATAAACTAAGAATTGGTAACTTTAGTGCAAGAATGAGAATGTCAGTTTTATATGATGTAAGTGCTAGAGATAAATCTTTAGTTGTTGGTACTTCAAACAAAAGTGAAATTCTTTTAGGGTATGGAACTATATTTGGAGATGTAGCTTGTGCTATTAATCCAATAGGGGAGATGTATAAAAGTGATGAATACGAATTTGGTAAATTTTTAGGAGTTCCTGAATCTATCTTAGGAAAAAGACCAAGTGCTGATTTATGGGAAGGTCAAAGTGATGAAGATGAACTAGGATACTCTTATAAACAGATGGATGAAGTACTTAAAAAATTAGTTGATGAGGAAATCTCAGCTGATGAGTTAATAAACAATGGTGTTGATAAAGAACTTATTGACATGATTATTTATAGAATGAAAGCTAACGCATTCAAAGGTAAGCTTCCAACAATAGCAAAAATTAAATGGAGTTAATATGAAAGAAATAGCATTTTATAAATCATCGGTTGGTGAAGAAGAACTAGCACAGTTAAAAACAGTTTTGGAACTTAAAAAAGATAGTTCAAAGGTACTTGAATTTGAAGAGAATATGGCTAAATTTATTGGTGCAAAGTATGCTATTTCTACATGTAATGGAACATCTGCTTTGCATCTAGCTCTTAGTGCGATTAAGTTAAAAAGAGGTGACAAAATATTAATGTCTGTAAACTCTTTTGTAAATGTACCTGAAGTTGTAAGACACTTTGATGCAGAGCCTATTTTTATTGATATAAATATAGATGATATGAATATCGATTTAAATAAGTTTGAAAAAGCATTGGAAGAGAATAATTCTAAAAAACTAAGAGGTGCTATTATCTCTTTTGTTGCAGGACAAACTCCTGATTTAGATAGATTATATGCTATATGTAAAAAATATGAAATAATATTAATAGAAGATTGTACTTCAGCTCTTGGAGTTACATACAATGATGAAACAGTTGGTTCTTTAAATGCTGATATGACAGTTTTTTCAACAAATCCATCAAATGGTAAAACAGATGTAAGTAATAGTGGAGTTATTGTTACAAATGACGAAGAATTAGCATCTCGTGCTAAATTACTTAGAACTCATGCTGTTACAACTACATATGATGATTATGGAAATTTAGATTATATCTATGATGTTGTTGATATTGGACATAAATATGACCTAAGTGAATTAGATGCAGCATTTTCTTTGGCGCAACTAAAAAAAACAAATAGTTTTATAAAAAGAAGAAAAGAAATTGCAAAAATCTATAAAGAGAGACTTACAGGTGTAAAACATATAGAGATACCTAAACAAAAAGAAGAACATATCTTTACTCACTATATCATTAAAATCTCAAGAAATAGAGATGCTTTTGCTAGAGAGTTAAAAGAGAGAGGTATTAATACTGGATTAAATTATATTCCTTTACATCTATTAAATTATTATAAACAAAAATATAATATTAAAATTACTACTTATGGAAGTGCTTTAACATCTTATCAACAAATTTTATCTATTCCTATTTATCCAGGACTTACAAATGAAGAGGTAAATTATATCTGTGATCAAATCATTGATATTGCTTCTTCTTGGATTTAATAGTTGTTAAAACAAAAATTTAATATTTGGATAGAAGAGTATCTCTTCTTTCCAACACCTTTTCAAAAAATCATCTCTTTTTTACTTATTCCATTTACTTTAATTTATATGATAATTATAGCTTTTAAGCGTATGTCATCTTCTCGAAAATTAGATTTTGGTATATCAATTATTTCAATTGGAAATATAGTAGTAGGTGGAAGTGGAAAAACTCCCATAACAATTGCCCTTGCAAAAGATAAAGAAGATGTAGCAGTTATATTAAGAGGCTATGGAAGAAAATCCCAAGGACTTTATGTAATAAGTCAGAATGGAAAAATTTTAGAAGATGTAAGTGTAAGTGGCGATGAAGCTATGCTTTTAGCAAATTCTTTAACAAAGGCTTCAGTAATAGTTAGTGAAGATAGAGTAAAAGCTATTTTAAAAGCAAAAGAGCTTGGATGTAAATTAGTTTTTTTAGATGATGGTTTTTCAAAATATCATATAAATAAATTTGATATATTATTAAGACCTTATAAAGAGCCTGAAAATATATTTTGTCTGCCAAGTGGTGGTTATAGAGAACCTAAAATGATGTATGCAACTGCTAATATGGTTTTAAAAGAGGGTGTTGATTTTAAAAGAGTTGTAAAATTTAAAAAAGAAGATAAGTTATTAGAAGAACTACCTTCCAAAATAGTTATTTTAACAGCAATTTCAAAGGCAAAAAGACTTTTAGACTTTGTTCCAACTACTTGTGAATTAGTCTCTTTCCCTGACCATTACAATTTCACAAAACTAGATATTGAGGTAGTTGAAAAGTCTTATAAAGATTTTACTATTTTAACTACTGCAAAAGACTTTGTTAAATTAGAAAAATTTCATATTAAAAATTTAGTTTTGATGGATTTAGAAATAGAATTTAAAAATGAGATTGATTTTTCTACTTTAGAAAACTATATAAACTATAAAGAACAACGATGACAAATATATATTATATGAATGAAGATAATTTAGGACATCTTGATGGTTCAAAAAAGATTAATTCATTTCTTTGGAAAATGTTACATAAAAGAGTACAAAAAAGGCTAAAAAAATCTATAATAAATATAGTAAATATGAGAAAAATAGTTTTTAATAAAAGTAAACTCTTACATTGTCAAATTGATGGAGATTTACCTTATGTTTTTTTAAGAAGAGATCCTAGTTGGTATTGTGACGATGAAGATGATTATTATATTCCTTTTAGTATTTGTTTTACAGATGGAAAAAGAAAATATGATATTGTTTTAACAAACGGGGAAATAGATATAAGAGATGATAGTGCTAGAAAAGAAGACTTAAGTAAAAAGCTTTCTCATACTCCTGTTTTGTTGTTAAAAGTTTTTGACAATATAGAAAAAAGTTTTAAGATTCTATTAGAATATATGGAAGAAAGAGATAATAAAAGTTCTTTTAAATAAACAAGAAAAATTCTTGTTTATTTTATAATATGACCTACAAATTTTGACATATTATTTAAAATCTTGCCACCTTTTCTAAATCCTAATGCGCAAGCTTCATAAGCAGAAAATACTCCTGCTTGGTATGAATTTCCACTTTCATCTACTGGAAGTTCTACATACTCTTGATAGATAGCTTTAAAACCTTCATAATCACCATCAGTTTTCATATCTAGTGAATTGTCACTATTAATAATAGCAACATTTGCACCTTCTCTTCCAAAACATCTTTTTTCAACTTGTTTTTTACCAATAAGTGGTTCAAATGAAGTTTCAAGTAAAAGTGGATGATTTGGGTATAAGTCCCAAAGAATTTTCATAAAACCTTTTGATTGGAACATCAAAGTATAAGCTGGATTGAAAATAATTGCTTTTTTGTTAGCAACTATATCTTCTAAAATCAAAGCTAACTCACTTTCATCTATGGCAATATTTTCCCAAGGTATAAGTTTAAACCAAAATTCAAAGTTAATATCGTCTTTGAAAATACCTTCATCATTGAATTGAACTTTATCAATATACTCAAAATCAGTATTAAAGCCAGTTTCTGTTGCAATATGTTGTAAAAGCTTGGTTGTATTAATATCTTCACTACTAGAAGCAATAGAAGAAAAAAGTATTTTCCAACCTAAATCTTTGTAAAACTCTTCAAACTTTTCAATATCATCTTCCATTGTGATGATTCTTTTAAAATTATCTTTTAATGCATCATATAAGTTATTAAATTGACTTGCTTCATCTAAATTATTGGCTTTTAGCATAGCCCATTGAATAATTGCTGTTTCAAAAATAGCAGTTGGAGTATCTGCATTAAATTCGATTAGTTTTATAGGTTTACCATCTATTCCAC
Coding sequences:
- a CDS encoding glutathionylspermidine synthase family protein, giving the protein MKLQKLKPLTNEYLESIGFVWHTDEDETSYISDEIVQISEEEANAYYEATNELYDMFCEAGDYVIENNLFHEINIPFNLVNLIKESWENDVHWHLYSRFDLAGGIDGKPIKLIEFNADTPTAIFETAIIQWAMLKANNLDEASQFNNLYDALKDNFKRIITMEDDIEKFEEFYKDLGWKILFSSIASSSEDINTTKLLQHIATETGFNTDFEYIDKVQFNDEGIFKDDINFEFWFKLIPWENIAIDESELALILEDIVANKKAIIFNPAYTLMFQSKGFMKILWDLYPNHPLLLETSFEPLIGKKQVEKRCFGREGANVAIINSDNSLDMKTDGDYEGFKAIYQEYVELPVDESGNSYQAGVFSAYEACALGFRKGGKILNNMSKFVGHIIK
- a CDS encoding NAD+ synthase, coding for MEWNNIKEQLIVFLKDEVKKAGLQRVTVGLSGGLDSAIVAILSKEAFGKNMSCVLMPSHYSSEGSVSHALEVCKKFDIAYEIVEIAPMVEAHEKFMDGDKLRIGNFSARMRMSVLYDVSARDKSLVVGTSNKSEILLGYGTIFGDVACAINPIGEMYKSDEYEFGKFLGVPESILGKRPSADLWEGQSDEDELGYSYKQMDEVLKKLVDEEISADELINNGVDKELIDMIIYRMKANAFKGKLPTIAKIKWS
- a CDS encoding DegT/DnrJ/EryC1/StrS aminotransferase family protein, with the protein product MKEIAFYKSSVGEEELAQLKTVLELKKDSSKVLEFEENMAKFIGAKYAISTCNGTSALHLALSAIKLKRGDKILMSVNSFVNVPEVVRHFDAEPIFIDINIDDMNIDLNKFEKALEENNSKKLRGAIISFVAGQTPDLDRLYAICKKYEIILIEDCTSALGVTYNDETVGSLNADMTVFSTNPSNGKTDVSNSGVIVTNDEELASRAKLLRTHAVTTTYDDYGNLDYIYDVVDIGHKYDLSELDAAFSLAQLKKTNSFIKRRKEIAKIYKERLTGVKHIEIPKQKEEHIFTHYIIKISRNRDAFARELKERGINTGLNYIPLHLLNYYKQKYNIKITTYGSALTSYQQILSIPIYPGLTNEEVNYICDQIIDIASSWI
- a CDS encoding tetraacyldisaccharide 4'-kinase translates to MLKQKFNIWIEEYLFFPTPFQKIISFLLIPFTLIYMIIIAFKRMSSSRKLDFGISIISIGNIVVGGSGKTPITIALAKDKEDVAVILRGYGRKSQGLYVISQNGKILEDVSVSGDEAMLLANSLTKASVIVSEDRVKAILKAKELGCKLVFLDDGFSKYHINKFDILLRPYKEPENIFCLPSGGYREPKMMYATANMVLKEGVDFKRVVKFKKEDKLLEELPSKIVILTAISKAKRLLDFVPTTCELVSFPDHYNFTKLDIEVVEKSYKDFTILTTAKDFVKLEKFHIKNLVLMDLEIEFKNEIDFSTLENYINYKEQR